Proteins encoded by one window of Kribbella flavida DSM 17836:
- a CDS encoding GFA family protein → MSDKFTGRCECGAITYEFGDEPDFVANCYCKDCQRASGGVMATYFSVALDDFTLLSGSPRSYPYVADSGNTLERSFCPDCGARLFNERLSGFPGQLFVMLGSLDEPERIKPPIMEIFTAHRISWTAALDVPQYRARPDADPNAAQDRMPGGCG, encoded by the coding sequence ATGTCGGACAAGTTCACGGGACGTTGCGAGTGCGGCGCCATCACGTACGAGTTCGGCGACGAACCCGATTTCGTCGCCAACTGTTACTGCAAGGACTGCCAGCGAGCCTCCGGCGGTGTGATGGCCACCTACTTCAGCGTCGCCTTGGACGACTTCACGCTGCTCAGCGGCAGCCCTCGTTCCTATCCCTACGTGGCGGACAGCGGGAACACGCTGGAACGGTCCTTCTGCCCGGACTGCGGCGCTCGGCTCTTCAACGAAAGGCTTTCGGGGTTCCCGGGCCAGCTGTTCGTGATGCTCGGCAGCCTCGACGAGCCCGAACGGATCAAGCCGCCGATCATGGAGATTTTCACCGCGCACCGCATCTCCTGGACCGCCGCGCTCGACGTACCGCAGTACCGGGCTCGGCCCGACGCCGACCCGAACGCCGCCCAGGACCGCATGCCTGGAGGTTGCGGCTGA
- a CDS encoding alpha/beta fold hydrolase — protein sequence MDRKQVRLGDSALEYVDTESGDHTIVLLHGALMDEHLWAPVVERLRPRARCIVPVLPLGAHRVPRPKHADQSPAAIARLVGELIRSLALQDVTLVGNDTGGALAQLLVADDPALVNRLVLVSADAFENFPPGLPGRTMAVAGAVPGGLRLSLAMLRIPALRRLPMTFGWMTKRPIEAAVFDGWLDAFAADRRVRRDIGKMMKAVNRRQLVDAAAQLHRFDGPALIVWAAQDRVMPVEHAERLARVLKHAEVALVDDAYTLVPLDQPERLAHLIADFVTCPA from the coding sequence ATGGACAGGAAGCAAGTGCGGCTCGGCGACTCCGCGCTCGAGTACGTCGACACCGAAAGCGGCGACCACACGATCGTGCTGCTGCACGGCGCTCTGATGGACGAGCACCTGTGGGCGCCGGTGGTGGAACGGCTCCGGCCGCGAGCACGCTGCATCGTCCCTGTGCTCCCGCTGGGCGCGCACCGTGTGCCGCGACCCAAGCACGCGGACCAGAGCCCGGCGGCCATCGCCCGGCTGGTCGGCGAGCTGATCCGGTCCCTGGCGCTCCAGGACGTGACGCTGGTCGGCAACGACACCGGCGGCGCCCTGGCGCAACTGCTGGTGGCCGACGACCCCGCTCTCGTCAACCGGCTCGTCCTGGTCTCGGCCGACGCGTTCGAGAACTTCCCGCCCGGCCTGCCGGGCCGGACGATGGCGGTCGCCGGCGCCGTACCCGGGGGTTTGCGGCTGTCGCTCGCCATGCTGCGGATACCCGCTCTGCGTCGTCTGCCGATGACCTTCGGCTGGATGACGAAGCGACCGATCGAGGCCGCGGTGTTCGACGGATGGCTGGACGCGTTCGCGGCCGACCGTCGCGTGCGGCGTGACATCGGCAAGATGATGAAGGCCGTGAACCGCCGTCAGCTCGTCGACGCCGCCGCGCAGCTGCATCGATTCGACGGGCCGGCCCTCATCGTGTGGGCTGCGCAGGACCGGGTGATGCCGGTGGAGCACGCCGAGCGACTTGCTCGCGTACTCAAGCACGCCGAGGTGGCGCTCGTCGATGACGCCTACACGCTCGTCCCGCTCGACCAGCCCGAGCGTCTCGCGCACCTGATCGCCGACTTCGTCACCTGCCCGGCCTGA
- a CDS encoding M14 family zinc carboxypeptidase has translation MNINDLLGQVSRYPSFPGPDEVDRRLLALADRHPESVRRRRLGVSRRGEEIHLVSVGAGRHQALVVAGPHANEPVGFLTVPSLAELLCSETSALGPLAADYTWHFIGCIDPDAARLNEGWYAGPFTRRHYARNLYRPPLTEQIEWSFPGDGSGADAPPESRALMQAIDTIRPDLLVSLHNGEFGGVFYYLTRELPGLAEALTELDVGIPLHLGDPELPGARPIAPGVYLAPTAADVNTAVTTTGTSSLDYAARHGTLSLVVEVPLWSDPRSCDLTGSGIPLSDVLTEAADLLDGVPAAIGSRLDPATTSLAAPTSPFVRSVADVRRTVAGLAAALRGHAGDQHREATTAEWFGWQQTAHLFRLRGCGTALRLLDGELAVGNHSPAVRQAHEELSALFDQWASAADATAPDHQIPLTNLLRAQLAAILTTATFVAVV, from the coding sequence ATGAACATCAACGACCTGCTCGGTCAGGTCTCCAGGTATCCCTCGTTTCCGGGCCCGGACGAGGTCGACCGCCGCCTGCTCGCGTTGGCCGACCGGCATCCGGAGTCGGTCCGGCGCCGCCGACTCGGCGTCTCCCGGCGGGGCGAGGAGATCCACCTCGTCTCCGTCGGCGCGGGCCGGCACCAGGCTCTGGTGGTCGCCGGCCCGCACGCCAACGAACCCGTCGGCTTCCTGACCGTGCCCTCCCTGGCCGAGCTGCTCTGCTCCGAGACCAGCGCCTTGGGCCCGCTCGCGGCCGACTACACCTGGCACTTCATCGGCTGCATCGATCCCGACGCCGCCCGGCTCAACGAGGGCTGGTACGCCGGGCCGTTCACCCGTCGCCACTACGCGCGCAACCTGTACCGCCCTCCCCTGACCGAGCAGATCGAGTGGAGCTTCCCCGGCGACGGATCGGGTGCCGACGCTCCACCGGAGAGCAGGGCGCTGATGCAAGCCATCGACACCATCCGCCCGGACCTGCTGGTTTCGCTGCACAACGGCGAGTTCGGTGGAGTCTTCTACTACCTGACGCGCGAACTGCCAGGTCTGGCCGAAGCTCTCACCGAGCTCGACGTCGGCATCCCCTTGCACCTCGGCGATCCGGAGCTCCCCGGCGCGCGGCCCATCGCACCCGGCGTCTACCTTGCGCCGACCGCTGCGGACGTGAACACCGCCGTGACCACCACCGGCACGTCCAGCCTCGACTACGCGGCTCGGCACGGGACGTTGTCCCTCGTCGTCGAAGTGCCGCTCTGGTCGGATCCCCGCAGTTGCGATCTCACCGGCAGCGGCATCCCCCTCAGCGACGTACTGACCGAGGCCGCGGACCTGCTCGACGGCGTACCGGCCGCCATCGGGTCTCGGCTGGACCCGGCGACAACGAGCCTGGCCGCGCCGACCTCACCGTTCGTACGTTCGGTCGCCGACGTACGCCGGACCGTCGCGGGCCTCGCCGCCGCGCTGCGCGGCCACGCCGGCGACCAGCACCGCGAAGCCACGACCGCGGAGTGGTTCGGCTGGCAGCAGACGGCGCACCTGTTCCGCCTGCGCGGCTGCGGAACCGCTCTGCGACTGCTCGACGGCGAACTTGCCGTCGGCAACCACTCCCCCGCCGTCCGGCAGGCGCACGAAGAACTGAGCGCACTCTTCGACCAGTGGGCGTCCGCAGCCGATGCGACAGCACCCGACCATCAGATCCCGCTGACCAACCTGCTCCGCGCACAACTGGCAGCCATCCTGACCACGGCCACCTTTGTGGCCGTGGTATGA
- a CDS encoding TetR/AcrR family transcriptional regulator, whose product MEPQGPRQPDGGTRERLLAAGLRLFAERGFDAVRVGDIEQAAGLVPRRGAMYRHFKSKEALLAAAVESHLVSVAEARAQYAGDSERFVASAEQLGAFVLAEMDRQQLITHVLERDGNRLVELRDRFRQDVSDAGYRAMTEVVRAWLSSTRPAVDARLADAVAVHLLGAMINARRSTWTLGAPPFGLTDAELVTAWAALCEGWVAGQSATDTA is encoded by the coding sequence GTGGAACCGCAAGGACCGAGGCAGCCCGACGGCGGGACCCGTGAGCGCCTGCTCGCGGCGGGCCTGCGGCTTTTCGCCGAGCGAGGCTTCGACGCCGTCAGGGTCGGCGACATCGAGCAAGCGGCCGGCCTGGTCCCCCGGCGCGGCGCGATGTATCGCCACTTCAAGAGCAAGGAAGCCCTGCTGGCGGCGGCGGTCGAGTCGCACCTGGTGTCGGTGGCCGAGGCTCGTGCGCAGTACGCCGGCGACAGCGAACGCTTCGTCGCGAGCGCCGAACAACTGGGTGCGTTCGTGCTCGCGGAGATGGACCGCCAGCAGCTCATCACCCACGTCCTGGAGCGGGACGGCAACCGCTTGGTCGAGCTGCGCGACCGCTTCCGGCAGGACGTCTCCGACGCGGGCTACCGGGCGATGACCGAAGTCGTTCGCGCATGGCTGTCGAGCACCCGCCCGGCCGTCGACGCCAGGCTTGCCGACGCAGTCGCCGTGCACCTGCTGGGTGCGATGATCAACGCCCGCCGCTCGACCTGGACCCTCGGCGCACCGCCCTTCGGACTCACCGACGCCGAACTCGTCACCGCATGGGCAGCGCTGTGCGAGGGATGGGTCGCCGGCCAGAGCGCGACCGACACCGCGTGA
- a CDS encoding TetR/AcrR family transcriptional regulator: MKRSELQQRNRQALIAAAVDLIAGQGYRAATVEAIAAEADLSTGAVYSAFGGKRELFYAAIAECRAQATEELDLPADGSVEQVLRRFGAAMAASARAEGARRLYQFEVELLALALHDDAVRDRLRADGDALADFLAAALVDRPASDGSRLGAEDARRVATLAVALARGLVQRGLWADDTEDLAAACAVLGRSVPAGR, from the coding sequence ATGAAGCGCAGCGAGCTCCAGCAGCGCAACCGGCAGGCGCTGATCGCGGCCGCGGTCGACCTGATCGCGGGCCAGGGGTACCGGGCCGCCACGGTCGAGGCCATCGCCGCCGAGGCGGACCTGTCGACCGGGGCCGTCTACTCGGCGTTCGGCGGTAAGCGCGAGCTCTTCTACGCCGCGATCGCCGAGTGTCGCGCCCAGGCGACCGAGGAGCTCGACCTGCCCGCCGACGGGTCGGTCGAGCAGGTGCTTCGCCGGTTCGGAGCGGCGATGGCGGCGTCGGCGCGTGCCGAGGGGGCCCGGCGGCTCTACCAGTTCGAGGTGGAGCTCCTCGCCCTCGCGCTGCACGACGACGCCGTCCGGGACCGGCTGCGCGCCGACGGCGACGCGCTCGCCGACTTCCTCGCGGCGGCGTTGGTCGACCGGCCGGCGAGCGATGGGTCCCGCCTGGGCGCCGAGGACGCGCGGCGAGTGGCGACCCTGGCTGTCGCGCTTGCCCGCGGTCTCGTTCAGCGCGGCCTCTGGGCGGACGACACAGAGGACCTGGCGGCGGCCTGCGCCGTTCTCGGCCGCTCGGTCCCAGCGGGTCGGTAG